The Streptomyces sp. NBC_00670 genome window below encodes:
- a CDS encoding MFS transporter, protein MTDSISLKRLDRGTLLACCLAVAAAQLCITVPSPINGEIQAAFGASGSQVAWVTSAFILPTAILELNFGVVGDLFGRKRLLVLGGIALALGELLNATSQNVTMLWTGQAVAGVGAAALFPSSLAVIASATPGEKDRAKAVSTWALSISLASAVGPLSSGVLATVADFRFAFVPPVVLGVAVAVACWFLVTDSRAPEGRSLDWPGQITVAVGLTALLWGIIEGGDRGWSSPVIVGALVLAAAGLVGFVVVEKRAASPMFNLDLLRIPSFAAAAVVALAGMFGFIGTAYCVSIRLGAVMHLSALRAGMPFVILQLVPLLLAPALSRMLTRVEPRLLLMGGLLPMAAGQFWIAALPVTTTSLAAFIGPVLLLGIGFICVVSSLTSAAVNAVPLHMTGMASGATSLVREFGQGLGPAVISTIAMSAASSALVGKLSGADAGMEAAAGPLAVVNAGSDGARAAAQSALGHGMALGVVICGCASLLGALVTLLLVRKDGARATADANHSAVQPASA, encoded by the coding sequence ATGACGGATTCGATCTCCTTGAAAAGACTGGACCGCGGCACGCTCCTCGCGTGCTGTCTCGCCGTGGCCGCGGCCCAGTTGTGCATCACCGTACCCTCGCCCATCAATGGGGAGATCCAGGCCGCTTTCGGGGCGTCCGGTTCCCAGGTGGCCTGGGTGACGTCCGCCTTCATTCTGCCCACCGCCATTCTGGAACTGAATTTCGGTGTGGTCGGCGACCTCTTCGGCCGCAAACGGCTGCTCGTGCTCGGCGGAATCGCCCTCGCGCTCGGTGAACTCCTCAACGCCACCTCGCAGAATGTCACCATGCTGTGGACCGGCCAGGCCGTGGCCGGCGTCGGCGCCGCCGCCCTCTTCCCCAGTTCGCTCGCGGTGATCGCCTCCGCGACCCCCGGGGAGAAGGACCGCGCGAAGGCCGTCTCCACCTGGGCGCTGAGCATCTCCCTCGCCTCCGCCGTCGGACCGCTCTCCTCCGGGGTGCTGGCCACCGTCGCCGACTTCCGCTTCGCGTTCGTGCCGCCCGTCGTGCTCGGCGTGGCCGTCGCCGTCGCCTGCTGGTTCCTGGTCACCGACTCCCGTGCCCCCGAGGGCCGTTCACTGGACTGGCCGGGTCAGATCACCGTCGCCGTCGGACTCACCGCACTGCTCTGGGGCATCATCGAGGGCGGCGACCGCGGCTGGAGCAGCCCTGTGATCGTCGGCGCGCTCGTGCTGGCCGCGGCCGGGCTCGTCGGGTTCGTCGTCGTGGAGAAGCGTGCCGCCTCGCCGATGTTCAACCTGGACCTGCTGCGCATCCCCTCCTTCGCCGCCGCGGCCGTGGTCGCCCTCGCCGGCATGTTCGGCTTCATCGGCACCGCCTACTGCGTCTCCATCCGCCTCGGCGCCGTGATGCATCTGAGCGCGCTGCGGGCCGGTATGCCGTTCGTCATCCTGCAACTGGTGCCGCTGCTGCTCGCACCGGCGCTGAGCCGGATGCTGACCCGGGTGGAACCCCGACTGCTGCTGATGGGCGGTCTGCTGCCCATGGCCGCCGGCCAGTTCTGGATTGCCGCGCTGCCCGTCACGACCACCTCCCTGGCCGCCTTCATCGGCCCGGTGCTGCTGCTCGGCATCGGCTTCATCTGCGTGGTGTCCTCGCTGACCTCGGCCGCCGTCAACGCCGTGCCGCTGCACATGACCGGCATGGCCAGCGGCGCCACCAGCCTGGTCCGCGAGTTCGGACAGGGGCTCGGTCCTGCGGTGATCAGCACCATCGCGATGAGCGCCGCCTCCTCCGCGCTGGTGGGCAAGCTCAGCGGCGCGGACGCGGGGATGGAGGCCGCGGCCGGGCCGCTCGCGGTCGTCAACGCCGGCAGCGACGGCGCCCGGGCCGCCGCCCAGTCGGCGCTCGGCCACGGCATGGCCCTCGGCGTGGTGATCTGCGGCTGCGCCTCGCTGCTCGGCGCGCTGGTCACCCTGCTGCTGGTCCGCAAGGACGGCGCCCGCGCGACGGCCGACGCGAACCACTCCGCCGTCCAGCCCGCGTCCGCGTGA
- the crcB gene encoding fluoride efflux transporter CrcB translates to MTVPHPDRVDDEAPAPTAPTPVRRPPVWRGQGRAVAAVALGGGLGATARYAAGLLWPTATDGFPWATLWVNVVGCAVIGVFMTLLAEVWTAHPLVRPFFGTGVLGGFTTFSTYAVDIEKLLDAGHPRTGLAYLAATLLAALAAVWLAATATHRLLRPTGSPR, encoded by the coding sequence ATGACGGTCCCGCACCCCGACCGCGTCGACGACGAAGCCCCCGCGCCCACCGCCCCCACGCCCGTGCGCCGCCCGCCCGTGTGGCGCGGCCAGGGCCGCGCGGTGGCCGCCGTCGCGCTCGGCGGCGGCCTCGGCGCCACCGCCCGCTACGCCGCCGGCCTGCTGTGGCCGACCGCCACGGACGGCTTCCCCTGGGCCACCCTGTGGGTCAACGTCGTCGGCTGTGCCGTGATCGGCGTCTTCATGACACTTCTCGCCGAGGTGTGGACCGCCCACCCCCTGGTCCGGCCCTTCTTCGGCACCGGCGTGCTCGGCGGTTTCACCACGTTCTCGACGTACGCCGTCGACATCGAGAAACTCCTCGACGCGGGCCACCCCCGCACCGGCCTCGCCTACCTCGCCGCCACCCTGCTCGCGGCCCTGGCCGCGGTGTGGCTCGCCGCGACCGCCACCCACCGCCTCCTGCGTCCGACCGGGAGCCCCCGATGA
- a CDS encoding undecaprenyl-diphosphate phosphatase: MSVINVGQAVVLGAVEGVTEFLPVSSTGHLKITEGLMGIPVDNDAVVGFSAVIQVGAIAAVLVYFFKDIVRIVSAWGRGLANKEERYHHDYKFAWWVIYATIPIVIVGLAAKPLIEGPLASLWVVAGSLIVGSGVMWAADQMGRHKRGEDDTSFKDAMLVGSSQILALLFPGFSRSGATMSTALVLDLDRVAATRLSFFLGIPALTGAGLYELKDALGAGVGVAPLATGTIVSFVVAYASISWLLKFVAKHSFNAFVIYRIVVGVALMGLLGAGVLDA, encoded by the coding sequence ATGAGCGTCATCAACGTCGGTCAGGCCGTCGTCCTCGGAGCCGTCGAGGGGGTGACCGAGTTCCTGCCCGTCTCCTCCACCGGCCATCTGAAGATCACCGAGGGGCTGATGGGCATTCCCGTCGACAACGACGCCGTCGTCGGGTTCTCGGCCGTCATCCAGGTCGGTGCCATCGCCGCGGTGCTCGTGTACTTCTTCAAGGACATCGTGCGGATCGTCTCCGCCTGGGGCCGCGGACTGGCGAACAAGGAGGAGCGGTACCACCACGACTACAAGTTCGCCTGGTGGGTGATCTACGCGACGATCCCGATCGTGATCGTCGGCCTCGCCGCCAAGCCGCTGATCGAGGGGCCGCTGGCCTCGCTGTGGGTGGTGGCGGGCTCGCTGATCGTCGGCAGTGGGGTGATGTGGGCCGCCGACCAGATGGGCCGGCACAAGCGGGGCGAGGACGACACGTCGTTCAAGGACGCGATGCTGGTCGGCTCCTCGCAGATCCTCGCGCTGCTCTTCCCCGGCTTCTCCCGCTCCGGCGCGACGATGTCCACGGCACTCGTCCTCGATCTGGACCGGGTCGCCGCGACCCGGCTGTCGTTCTTCCTCGGCATCCCCGCGCTCACCGGCGCCGGTCTGTACGAGCTGAAGGACGCGCTGGGGGCCGGCGTGGGCGTCGCGCCGCTGGCCACGGGCACGATCGTGTCGTTCGTGGTGGCCTACGCGTCCATCTCCTGGCTGCTGAAGTTCGTCGCCAAGCACTCCTTCAACGCGTTCGTGATCTACCGGATCGTGGTCGGCGTGGCCCTGATGGGGCTGCTCGGCGCGGGCGTGCTCGACGCCTGA
- a CDS encoding SDR family NAD(P)-dependent oxidoreductase has product MGRLAGKIAFISGTGAGIGRAAAQVFAAEGALVFGCDLDGERDRETVEMVGKNGGVMRSVAPADLSTEDGAKEWIEAGIAAFGGIDILYNNASALRNGPFETLPAEDWYFTIKNELDIPYFCTRAAWPHLVARGGGAVLNVASVAAVRGAPFLPMVPHGAAKGGVLAMSKHLCAAGAPHGIRVNTIAPGMTRTSATAPFLDDPDGPRERLEARIPVGRVGEPEDIARAAAFLCSDEASFVNGANLMVDGGDSAMAG; this is encoded by the coding sequence ATGGGCCGACTGGCCGGAAAAATCGCCTTCATCAGCGGCACAGGAGCCGGAATAGGCCGGGCCGCGGCTCAGGTATTCGCCGCCGAGGGCGCCTTGGTATTCGGTTGTGACCTGGACGGAGAACGGGACCGGGAGACCGTCGAAATGGTCGGGAAAAACGGGGGAGTCATGCGTTCCGTGGCCCCCGCGGACCTGTCCACCGAGGACGGCGCGAAGGAATGGATCGAGGCCGGGATCGCGGCCTTCGGCGGCATCGACATCCTTTACAACAACGCCTCCGCGCTGCGCAACGGACCGTTCGAGACCCTGCCCGCCGAGGACTGGTACTTCACCATCAAGAACGAACTGGACATTCCCTACTTCTGCACCCGGGCCGCCTGGCCGCATCTCGTCGCGCGCGGCGGCGGCGCCGTCCTCAACGTGGCCTCCGTCGCCGCCGTGCGCGGCGCCCCCTTCCTGCCGATGGTGCCGCACGGCGCCGCCAAGGGCGGGGTGCTGGCGATGAGCAAGCACCTGTGCGCGGCCGGCGCCCCGCACGGCATCCGCGTCAACACCATCGCCCCCGGCATGACCCGCACCTCGGCGACCGCCCCCTTCCTCGACGACCCCGACGGCCCCAGGGAGCGGTTGGAGGCCCGGATCCCGGTCGGGCGCGTGGGCGAGCCGGAGGACATCGCCCGTGCCGCCGCCTTCCTCTGCTCCGACGAGGCCTCCTTCGTCAACGGCGCGAACCTCATGGTCGACGGCGGCGACAGCGCGATGGCGGGCTGA
- a CDS encoding VOC family protein: MTTRLDHIGVNVRDLPAQTAWYREAFELKPVFEFHLDGPGLGGVVLEHPHGWRLELLARPGSAPGLRAPDPLTAALTEGYGHFALTTPDLDPLYARLLAHGAAEAVAPGPSPEPGVRMAWVRDPEGNLIELMEKKESERKPEGSSAQHSVRKPE; this comes from the coding sequence ATGACCACCCGACTCGACCACATCGGCGTCAACGTACGCGACCTGCCCGCGCAGACGGCCTGGTACCGGGAGGCGTTCGAGCTGAAGCCGGTCTTCGAGTTCCATCTCGACGGACCCGGGCTCGGCGGCGTCGTCCTCGAACACCCGCACGGCTGGCGGCTGGAACTCCTCGCCCGCCCCGGCTCCGCCCCCGGCCTGCGCGCCCCCGACCCGCTGACCGCCGCGCTCACCGAGGGCTACGGGCACTTCGCCCTCACCACGCCCGACCTCGACCCCCTCTACGCGCGCCTGCTGGCCCACGGCGCGGCCGAGGCCGTGGCCCCCGGGCCCTCGCCCGAACCCGGCGTGCGCATGGCCTGGGTCCGCGACCCCGAGGGAAATCTCATCGAGCTCATGGAAAAGAAAGAGTCCGAAAGAAAGCCCGAAGGAAGTTCCGCACAGCATTCCGTACGAAAGCCCGAGTGA
- a CDS encoding SDR family NAD(P)-dependent oxidoreductase, with protein sequence MSRSRLAGRTVVVTGAARGQGAAEVTAAAREGAAVIATDVLDEPGEELAAALRAEGLDVTHRHLDVSSPEDWAALAASLDVVHGLVNNAGIPMRGRLGEVRLADWNRAFAVNTTGALLGTQALAPLMPAGSSIVNVGSVAGLTAHHAVAYTASKWALRGLSKVAALELAPHGIRTNVIHPGYIDTPLMTTADPVFVGAHLSMTPQGRPGTVDEVAPLVVYLLSEESSYVNGAEITVDGGYTAHGGVKAITNALDGS encoded by the coding sequence GTGAGCCGTTCGCGTCTGGCGGGCCGTACCGTCGTCGTCACCGGAGCCGCGCGGGGGCAGGGGGCGGCGGAGGTGACGGCGGCGGCCCGGGAGGGCGCCGCGGTGATCGCCACCGACGTCCTCGACGAGCCCGGCGAGGAACTGGCCGCCGCGCTGCGCGCCGAGGGCCTGGACGTCACCCACCGGCACCTGGACGTGTCGTCCCCCGAGGACTGGGCGGCGCTGGCCGCCTCGTTGGACGTCGTCCACGGCCTGGTCAACAACGCGGGGATCCCCATGCGGGGCCGGCTCGGCGAGGTGCGACTCGCCGACTGGAACCGGGCGTTCGCGGTCAACACCACCGGTGCGCTGCTCGGCACGCAGGCGCTGGCCCCGCTGATGCCGGCCGGGTCCTCGATCGTGAACGTCGGCTCGGTCGCCGGACTCACCGCGCACCACGCGGTCGCGTACACGGCCAGCAAGTGGGCGCTGCGGGGGCTGTCGAAGGTGGCCGCCCTGGAACTGGCCCCGCACGGCATCCGCACCAACGTGATCCACCCCGGCTACATCGACACCCCTCTGATGACGACGGCCGACCCGGTGTTCGTCGGAGCCCACCTGTCGATGACCCCGCAGGGCCGGCCCGGCACGGTGGACGAGGTGGCTCCCCTGGTGGTGTACCTGCTCTCGGAGGAGTCGTCCTACGTCAACGGCGCGGAGATCACCGTGGACGGCGGCTACACGGCACACGGCGGAGTGAAGGCGATCACGAACGCGCTGGACGGCTCCTGA
- a CDS encoding asparaginase, which translates to MREPRHAPVAHVVRGGLVEGVHYGSVVVLGADGEVLLDVGDTEAAFYPRSALKPVQAVAMVRAGLPLDGELLALAAASHSGEERHLDGVRRVLGQAGLGEGELRNVPDLPFGAGERDAWIRAGRKPSRLAQNCSGKHAAMLYTCRVNGWSLTDYLDPGHPLQRGIAVTVEELTGQRIARVSVDGCGAPLFAVSLRGLARASARLTTAPAGTAEARVADAVRGHAEMASGRGRDVAALMEAVPGVLSKDGFEGVQVAALPDGRAVAVKVSDGAERARVPVVAAGLEWAGVERGLLKAFAGATLLGGGRPVGAVTVVPPLPAPAGG; encoded by the coding sequence GTGCGCGAGCCCCGTCACGCACCCGTCGCGCATGTGGTGCGCGGGGGCCTCGTCGAAGGGGTGCACTACGGGTCGGTCGTCGTCCTCGGCGCCGACGGGGAGGTGCTGCTGGACGTCGGCGACACCGAGGCCGCGTTCTATCCGCGCTCGGCGCTCAAGCCCGTCCAGGCGGTCGCCATGGTGCGCGCCGGGCTGCCGCTCGACGGGGAACTGCTGGCGCTGGCCGCGGCGAGCCACTCCGGGGAGGAGCGGCATCTCGACGGCGTCCGCCGCGTCCTCGGGCAGGCGGGGCTCGGCGAGGGCGAGCTGCGCAATGTGCCCGATCTGCCGTTCGGGGCGGGGGAGCGGGACGCGTGGATCCGGGCGGGGCGGAAGCCGTCGCGGCTCGCCCAGAACTGTTCGGGCAAGCATGCGGCGATGCTGTACACGTGCCGGGTGAACGGGTGGTCCCTGACGGACTACCTCGACCCCGGGCACCCGTTGCAGCGGGGGATCGCCGTGACCGTCGAGGAGCTGACCGGGCAGCGGATCGCCCGGGTCAGCGTCGACGGGTGCGGTGCGCCGCTGTTCGCCGTCTCCCTGCGAGGGCTGGCGCGGGCGTCGGCCCGGCTCACCACCGCGCCGGCCGGGACGGCGGAGGCACGGGTGGCGGACGCGGTGCGGGGGCATGCGGAGATGGCGTCCGGGCGGGGGCGTGATGTGGCGGCGCTGATGGAGGCGGTGCCGGGGGTGTTGTCCAAGGACGGGTTCGAGGGGGTGCAGGTCGCGGCGTTGCCGGATGGACGTGCGGTGGCGGTGAAGGTGTCGGACGGGGCGGAGCGGGCGAGGGTGCCGGTGGTGGCTGCGGGGCTGGAGTGGGCGGGGGTGGAGCGGGGGCTGTTGAAGGCGTTCGCCGGGGCGACGTTGCTGGGTGGCGGGCGGCCGGTGGGGGCGGTGACGGTGGTGCCGCCGTTGCCTGCGCCTGCCGGCGGGTGA
- a CDS encoding FadR/GntR family transcriptional regulator produces the protein MEAVLTHLRGAIERGEYAIGERLPSEAELCRTLEVSRPVLREALRALQTMGLTVSRTGRGTFVVTDTVEDPTFGDYTAAHLLEVRRHVEIPVAGYAALRRTPDDLDRLTHLLDRMERETDTVAWVAMDTLFHLSVAEAAQNPVFRRVIEEIRDALARQSAFLNDLGGRREQSNREHRALVEALAGGSEQDAVRAMSHHLDRVETTLTDIVRPGRTGTPT, from the coding sequence ATGGAGGCGGTGCTCACCCATCTGCGCGGCGCGATCGAGCGCGGCGAGTACGCCATCGGCGAGCGGCTGCCCTCCGAGGCCGAGCTGTGCCGCACCCTGGAGGTCAGCCGGCCCGTGCTGCGCGAGGCCCTGCGGGCCCTGCAGACCATGGGGCTGACCGTCTCCCGGACCGGCCGGGGCACCTTCGTGGTCACCGACACCGTCGAGGACCCCACCTTCGGCGACTACACCGCCGCCCACCTGCTCGAAGTGCGCCGCCACGTCGAGATCCCCGTCGCCGGCTACGCGGCACTGCGCCGCACCCCGGACGACCTGGACCGGCTGACACACCTCCTGGACCGCATGGAGCGGGAGACGGACACCGTCGCCTGGGTGGCGATGGACACCCTGTTCCACCTCAGCGTGGCCGAGGCCGCCCAGAACCCGGTCTTCCGCCGGGTGATCGAGGAGATCCGGGACGCGCTGGCCCGCCAGTCGGCCTTCCTCAACGACCTGGGCGGCCGGCGCGAGCAGTCGAACCGCGAGCACCGCGCGCTCGTCGAGGCCCTCGCCGGCGGCTCGGAACAGGACGCGGTGCGGGCCATGTCCCACCATCTCGACCGGGTCGAGACGACTTTGACCGACATCGTGCGCCCGGGGCGCACGGGTACCCCCACGTGA
- a CDS encoding VOC family protein, with the protein MTGGVQTVIYPVKDLERAKAVFRALLETEPYADESYYVGFKDAGQDIGLDPNGHARGMTGPVPYWHVSDIRARVAALREAGAEVLQDVQDVGGGKLIAFLKDADGNLLGLTEDATQS; encoded by the coding sequence ATGACCGGTGGAGTGCAGACCGTGATCTACCCCGTCAAGGACCTCGAGCGGGCGAAGGCGGTGTTCAGGGCGCTGCTGGAGACGGAGCCGTACGCCGACGAGTCCTACTACGTGGGGTTCAAGGACGCCGGTCAGGACATCGGACTCGACCCCAACGGGCACGCCAGGGGGATGACCGGCCCGGTCCCCTACTGGCACGTGAGCGACATCCGGGCCCGCGTCGCCGCGCTGCGCGAGGCCGGCGCCGAGGTGTTGCAGGACGTGCAGGACGTCGGCGGCGGGAAGCTGATCGCCTTCCTGAAGGACGCGGACGGCAACCTGCTGGGCCTCACCGAGGACGCGACCCAGAGTTAG
- a CDS encoding DUF190 domain-containing protein, whose protein sequence is MTLPLRRALRLTVIVGECDTWHHRPLHAEIVHRAHAAGLAGASVFRGVEGFGASSVIHTSRLLSLSEDLPVAVVVVDAEDRVRAFLPTIEELLTGGVAVLDTCELLTPARPGDDAGDERGRGRHPDEPDPEGKNSL, encoded by the coding sequence ATGACCCTTCCCCTCCGCCGCGCGCTACGCCTGACCGTGATCGTCGGCGAGTGCGACACCTGGCACCACAGGCCCCTCCACGCGGAGATCGTGCACCGCGCCCACGCCGCCGGGCTCGCGGGGGCGAGCGTGTTCCGCGGCGTCGAGGGGTTCGGCGCCTCCTCGGTGATCCACACCTCCCGGCTGCTCTCGCTCAGCGAGGATCTCCCGGTGGCCGTCGTCGTCGTGGACGCCGAGGACCGGGTACGGGCCTTCCTGCCGACGATCGAGGAGCTGCTGACCGGGGGAGTCGCCGTCCTCGACACGTGTGAACTGCTCACCCCCGCCCGTCCGGGCGACGACGCAGGGGACGAGCGCGGCCGTGGACGACACCCGGACGAACCGGACCCGGAAGGTAAGAACTCGTTGTGA
- a CDS encoding winged helix-turn-helix domain-containing protein — MLKSPMGSGGIRRRILELLVDHDGATARGVAARLGIPPDLARAHLDLLTAARLLRTERAGGRTRYHRDEARIAEARDLFEAGW, encoded by the coding sequence GTGCTGAAGTCACCCATGGGCAGCGGCGGGATCCGCCGTCGCATCCTGGAGCTGTTGGTGGACCACGACGGCGCCACCGCCCGCGGCGTCGCCGCGCGGCTCGGCATACCCCCCGACCTCGCCCGCGCCCATCTCGACCTCCTCACCGCCGCCCGTCTGCTGCGCACCGAGCGCGCCGGCGGGCGGACGCGCTACCACCGCGACGAGGCACGCATCGCTGAGGCCCGCGATCTGTTCGAAGCAGGGTGGTAG
- a CDS encoding D-alanyl-D-alanine carboxypeptidase family protein, whose amino-acid sequence MTLGFSHRTAVCGAAVCAVGALALAPGSSVADTGPSAPPSSPSSASAPASAPSAASAATGGADTRVRPRAGAPAVPEVSALSWLVADADTGDVLAAHDAHRPLPPASTLKTLFALTVLPALPSDARHTVGERELEGIGPGSSLVGVAEGLTYTVADLWRGVFLSSGNDAVHVLAAMNGGLEATTRQMQAKARELGALDTHVVSPDGYDRPGQVSSAYDLAVFGRAGLHDPDFARYCDTPEAYFPGYGQPYGIQNTNRLLTGADGVAPYPGLIGVKNGYTSNAGNTLIAAAHRGGHTLVVTVLHPRVGGGFQVYEEARALLDWGFGAEGHVTAVGSLERHGKSSPAPSPPPAHPGPPARSHARSGAGSPRLVLLVGAAALTAVTALTLALRSAGRARARGRARRVR is encoded by the coding sequence ATGACCCTCGGCTTCTCACACCGCACTGCCGTCTGCGGCGCCGCCGTCTGCGCGGTCGGCGCGCTCGCCCTCGCGCCGGGTTCGTCCGTCGCCGACACGGGCCCGTCGGCACCGCCGTCAAGCCCGTCCTCGGCGTCGGCTCCGGCTTCCGCGCCGAGCGCGGCGAGCGCGGCGACCGGCGGGGCCGACACGCGGGTTCGGCCGCGGGCGGGGGCGCCCGCGGTGCCGGAGGTTTCCGCGCTCTCCTGGCTGGTGGCCGATGCCGACACGGGCGACGTGCTCGCCGCGCACGACGCGCACCGTCCGCTGCCGCCCGCGAGCACGCTGAAGACGCTGTTCGCGCTCACCGTGCTCCCCGCGCTGCCGAGCGACGCCCGGCACACCGTCGGCGAGCGGGAACTCGAGGGCATCGGCCCCGGCAGCAGCCTCGTCGGTGTCGCCGAGGGACTCACCTACACCGTGGCCGACCTGTGGCGCGGGGTCTTCCTCAGCTCGGGCAACGACGCGGTGCACGTCCTGGCCGCGATGAACGGCGGCCTGGAGGCCACCACCCGTCAGATGCAGGCCAAGGCGCGGGAACTGGGCGCGCTCGACACCCACGTGGTCTCGCCCGACGGCTACGACCGGCCGGGGCAGGTGTCCTCGGCGTACGACCTCGCCGTCTTCGGCCGCGCCGGACTGCACGACCCCGACTTCGCCCGCTACTGCGACACGCCCGAGGCGTACTTCCCCGGGTACGGGCAGCCGTACGGCATCCAGAACACCAACCGCCTGCTCACCGGGGCCGACGGGGTGGCGCCGTACCCGGGTCTGATCGGCGTCAAGAACGGCTACACCAGCAACGCGGGCAACACGCTGATCGCGGCGGCGCACCGGGGCGGGCACACGCTGGTCGTGACGGTGCTCCACCCCCGGGTGGGCGGCGGTTTCCAGGTGTACGAGGAGGCGCGGGCGCTGCTCGACTGGGGGTTCGGGGCGGAGGGCCACGTCACGGCGGTGGGCTCCCTGGAACGCCACGGCAAGTCGTCCCCGGCGCCGTCCCCGCCCCCGGCCCACCCCGGCCCACCGGCCCGGTCCCACGCCCGGAGCGGTGCCGGCTCCCCGAGACTGGTCCTGCTGGTCGGCGCGGCGGCACTGACGGCGGTGACGGCACTGACCCTGGCGTTGCGCTCCGCGGGCAGGGCGCGGGCACGCGGCAGAGCTCGGAGGGTGCGGTGA
- the rho gene encoding transcription termination factor Rho, giving the protein MTTTTTSTITPTLERPPETRRTRTVAGLLDVDRHGKGHLRTGDCLPTPADTEVPAALVRRYGLRAGDHVEGTLGDRRALTDVTLVGGRTPTEARQRPHFRDLTPLHPRQRLRLEHPASGVSGRLMDLLAPVGKGQRGLLVAPPKTGKTVLLQQIAAAVAGNHPECHLMVVLLDERPEEVTDMRRSVRGEVYASTFDRTPKQHIALAELVVERAKRLVEQGRDVVILLDSLTRLCRAHNNAAGSGGRTLSGGVDAAALLGPKRFFGAARLAEEGGSLTILATALVETGSRADDYFFEELKSTGNMELRLDRTLAGRRVFPAVDLTASGTRREELLIPQGELTTVRGLRRALVSRDGQAQGPNGYETLLQRLRATPDNATFLHQVQPTLRQG; this is encoded by the coding sequence ATGACGACCACTACGACATCCACCATCACACCCACCCTCGAACGGCCCCCCGAGACACGGCGGACGCGCACCGTCGCCGGTCTCCTCGACGTCGACCGGCACGGGAAGGGGCACCTGCGCACCGGCGACTGCCTGCCCACGCCCGCCGACACCGAGGTCCCGGCCGCGCTGGTCCGCCGGTACGGACTGCGCGCCGGTGACCACGTCGAGGGCACGCTCGGCGACCGCCGCGCCCTGACAGACGTCACCCTGGTCGGCGGCCGTACGCCCACCGAGGCCCGGCAGCGGCCGCACTTCCGTGACCTCACCCCGCTGCACCCGCGTCAGCGACTGCGCCTGGAACACCCGGCGAGCGGGGTCTCCGGACGCCTGATGGACCTGCTCGCGCCGGTCGGCAAGGGGCAGCGCGGGCTGCTCGTCGCCCCGCCCAAGACCGGCAAGACCGTGCTGTTGCAGCAGATCGCCGCGGCCGTGGCCGGCAACCACCCCGAGTGCCACCTCATGGTCGTGCTGCTCGACGAGCGGCCCGAGGAGGTGACCGACATGCGGCGCTCGGTGCGCGGCGAGGTGTACGCCTCCACCTTCGACCGGACGCCCAAGCAGCACATCGCGCTCGCCGAACTCGTCGTGGAGCGCGCCAAGCGGCTCGTCGAGCAGGGCCGCGACGTGGTGATCCTGCTCGACTCGCTGACCCGGCTGTGCCGCGCCCACAACAACGCGGCGGGCTCCGGCGGCCGCACGCTCAGCGGCGGCGTCGACGCGGCGGCGCTGCTCGGCCCGAAGCGGTTCTTCGGCGCCGCGCGGCTCGCCGAGGAGGGCGGCTCGCTCACCATCCTGGCCACCGCCCTGGTGGAGACCGGCTCCCGCGCCGACGACTACTTCTTCGAGGAGCTCAAGAGCACCGGCAACATGGAACTGCGGCTGGACCGCACACTGGCCGGCCGACGCGTCTTCCCCGCCGTGGACCTCACCGCCTCCGGCACCCGGCGTGAGGAACTCCTCATCCCACAGGGCGAGTTGACCACCGTACGCGGCCTGCGCCGGGCGCTCGTGTCCCGCGACGGCCAGGCCCAGGGGCCGAACGGCTACGAGACACTGCTGCAACGTCTGCGCGCGACCCCGGACAACGCCACGTTCCTGCACCAGGTGCAGCCGACGCTGCGGCAGGGGTGA
- the crcB gene encoding fluoride efflux transporter CrcB, whose product MNWLLVVVGAMAGAPLRYLTDRAVQSRHDSVFPWGTFVVNVVGCVVLGLLTGAAAAGAAGSRLQLLLGTGLCGALTTYSTFSYETLRLAQDGARSYAALNATASVAAGLGAAFAGVSLAGALW is encoded by the coding sequence GTGAACTGGCTGTTGGTCGTCGTGGGCGCCATGGCCGGCGCCCCGCTACGCTATCTCACCGACCGTGCGGTGCAGTCCCGGCACGACTCGGTCTTCCCCTGGGGGACCTTCGTGGTCAACGTCGTCGGGTGCGTGGTCCTCGGCCTCCTGACCGGCGCCGCGGCCGCGGGCGCCGCCGGCTCCCGGCTGCAACTGTTGCTGGGCACCGGTCTCTGCGGGGCCCTGACCACCTACTCGACGTTCTCCTACGAGACCCTGCGGCTCGCCCAGGACGGCGCCCGCTCCTACGCGGCCCTCAACGCGACGGCGAGCGTGGCGGCCGGGCTCGGCGCGGCCTTCGCCGGTGTCTCGCTCGCCGGCGCCCTGTGGTGA